AGCGGCAGCACAGCAGCTTCAGCACGGCGCTGCGCACGTCTCTGCTGCTCAGCGTGTAGATCACGGGGTTCAGCAGCGAGTTCAGCATGGCCACGCCCAGGAAGTAGTCTGCCTTGAAGAGGATTGGACAGGCTCTGGCGGGGCAGGAGACGTCCAGCAGGAGCAGAGCGAACAGCGGCGTCCAGCACAGGATGAAGGCGCCCAGCACCAGCGCCACCGTCCGCAGCAGCGCCATGTGTTTGCGGGAccgctgcgtgtgtgtgtgcgcgtgcgtccTGACCAACAGGAAGATGCGTGTGTACAGCAGCACGATGGCCAGCAGGACGCCGCTGAGCACCGACACGCAGAACAGCACGTAGCTCTTGGCGAAGAGCGGCAGGACGGTGGAGCACCAGCGCAGCTCCTGCAGGCAGTTCCAGCCCAGCACCGGCAGCGCCCCCAGCAGCAGCGCCAGGGCCCAGCTCAGCCCGATCAGCACCCGCATGCGGCGGCGGCGCCTGGAGCCCTGCTGCGGCCTGGAGCTCCGCATGGTGCAGCCGCGCTCCACTGCGATGGCCAGCAGACACAGCACCGACGCCGCCAGCGTCACCAGCACACCGGCCTCCCGCAGGAACCACAGCGCCGGCGTCAGGCGCAGGGTGTTCCGGCCCGAAAGCACCACGTTCAGCATGTAGGTCACGCCTGCCAGCAGGTCCGACAGCGCCAGGTTGCCCAGCAGGTAGAACATGGGCATGTGGAACCTCCTGTTCCTGCGGAGCGCCAGCAGCACCGTCAGGTTCTCAGCGATGATCAGCAGGCAGACGCACAGCAGCGCCACGGCCTCGGGCTGCAGGCCGTCCCGGTACCGGC
Above is a window of Danio aesculapii chromosome 6, fDanAes4.1, whole genome shotgun sequence DNA encoding:
- the s1pr5b gene encoding sphingosine 1-phosphate receptor 5b yields the protein MDASGSSNSSSSPLCISYQSNAVLQRHYNYTGKLERGRYRDGLQPEAVALLCVCLLIIAENLTVLLALRRNRRFHMPMFYLLGNLALSDLLAGVTYMLNVVLSGRNTLRLTPALWFLREAGVLVTLAASVLCLLAIAVERGCTMRSSRPQQGSRRRRRMRVLIGLSWALALLLGALPVLGWNCLQELRWCSTVLPLFAKSYVLFCVSVLSGVLLAIVLLYTRIFLLVRTHAHTHTQRSRKHMALLRTVALVLGAFILCWTPLFALLLLDVSCPARACPILFKADYFLGVAMLNSLLNPVIYTLSSRDVRSAVLKLLCCRCTPDTHRRGLQNTLSSANATSIHKSIYPKLRLSVIT